Proteins encoded together in one Scytonema millei VB511283 window:
- a CDS encoding GlsB/YeaQ/YmgE family stress response membrane protein, with translation MWNIIAWIVLGLIAGAIAKAIYPGHQGGGILATIILGILGALVGGWLGSVIFPGSAGAAAAGVGALTIPSIIFAVLGAIILLFIWGLVTRRTA, from the coding sequence ATGTGGAACATCATTGCTTGGATTGTTTTAGGACTAATAGCGGGAGCGATCGCTAAAGCCATCTATCCTGGCCATCAAGGCGGTGGTATCCTAGCAACAATTATTCTCGGAATTTTAGGTGCATTAGTAGGAGGCTGGCTAGGTTCTGTCATCTTCCCAGGTAGCGCGGGCGCTGCGGCGGCTGGAGTCGGCGCACTAACCATACCTAGCATTATTTTTGCCGTTCTCGGTGCGATTATCTTACTGTTCATCTGGGGCTTGGTAACTCGTCGAACAGCGTAA
- a CDS encoding glutathione S-transferase → MIELYQFELSQYSEKVRLILDYKGLEYRKIEIAPGIGQVELFRMSGQRQVPVLKDGSTFVADSTEIAKYLDRQYPDRPLFPSDPVQRALCLIMEEWADSSIGIKSRQALFGAISQDQSFRKSLLPETTPDIVKSLVEFIPSEVLKVLGIGVGSGPDSVKSATTDLKQDLEALCLLLVERPYLLGDEPCLADLAVAGLSMLIKFPDGPYLDLPPAIKGKGIPGLADSIIYEPFFTWRDRLYAQYRKSTFSYNTAPSAPTSISID, encoded by the coding sequence ATGATAGAACTGTATCAATTCGAGCTATCGCAGTACTCAGAAAAGGTGCGTTTAATTCTAGATTACAAAGGATTAGAGTACCGTAAAATTGAAATCGCACCGGGTATAGGACAGGTAGAACTATTCCGCATGTCGGGACAACGGCAAGTTCCCGTACTGAAAGATGGCAGTACGTTTGTAGCAGATTCTACCGAAATTGCTAAGTATCTCGATCGCCAATATCCAGATAGACCCCTATTCCCTAGCGATCCAGTTCAACGAGCATTATGCCTGATAATGGAAGAATGGGCAGATTCATCCATTGGGATCAAAAGTCGTCAAGCTCTATTTGGTGCGATTAGCCAAGACCAAAGCTTCCGTAAATCTCTCCTACCAGAGACGACTCCCGATATTGTCAAAAGTTTAGTCGAGTTCATCCCCAGCGAAGTGCTGAAAGTTTTAGGAATTGGCGTGGGTTCTGGTCCTGATAGCGTTAAATCTGCCACGACCGACTTGAAACAAGACCTAGAAGCACTATGTTTGTTGTTAGTAGAACGTCCCTACTTACTGGGTGACGAACCTTGCTTAGCCGATTTAGCCGTTGCAGGCTTGTCCATGCTGATTAAATTTCCTGATGGACCTTACCTCGACCTTCCGCCAGCCATAAAAGGAAAAGGTATTCCAGGATTGGCTGACAGCATTATATACGAACCATTTTTCACCTGGCGCGATCGCCTCTACGCTCAATACCGCAAATCCACCTTCAGCTACAATACTGCACCCTCAGCACCGACTTCTATCAGTATTGATTAG
- a CDS encoding helicase HerA domain-containing protein — protein sequence MNSAQPPLGSVIQGSLSQGLEVRLHPDVSVEDMRVGKFLVVEGARSRFFCMLTDVSLGTSSNRIVANPPHPDDDFLREVLAGSGTYGTIELAPMLMFTPEEYAETTNGMSVQSKKNDSNGQNGLASYQPQSSSSIELMPVKTIPRHFSQVYDASERDFRAVFGWEDDPHRRNFAIGQPLDMDVPICIDLDRFVERSNGVFGKSGTGKSFLTRLLLCGIIRKQAAVNLIFDMHSEYGWEAVREGKQFSTVKGLRQLFPGQVQIYTLDPASTRRRGVRDAQELYLSYDQIEVEDLMLVRDELNLSEASLENAIILRNEFGNAWISQLLSMTNEEIQFFCEEKRGNKSSIMALQRKLNRLEDMKYMRPVCPQNYIKQILDSLTAGKHVVIEFGSQSNMLSYMLATNLISRRIHQHYVHQAEKFLQTKNPGDRPRQLVITIEEAHRFLDSATVRQTIFGIIAREMRKYFVTLLVVDQRPSGIDNEVMSQIGTRITALLNDEKDIDAIFTGVSGGQSLRSVLAKLDSKQQALIIGHAVPMPVVVRTRPYDEKFYTEIGDVAWEEKPDDEVFAAAELAKADLGF from the coding sequence ATGAATTCGGCGCAACCACCCTTGGGTTCCGTTATCCAAGGTTCTCTCAGTCAAGGCTTAGAAGTCAGACTCCATCCAGATGTCTCGGTGGAAGATATGCGGGTGGGAAAATTTCTAGTTGTTGAAGGGGCGCGATCGCGTTTTTTCTGTATGCTGACAGATGTATCCCTCGGTACTTCTAGCAACAGAATTGTTGCCAATCCCCCCCATCCAGACGATGATTTTTTGCGGGAAGTGTTAGCTGGTAGCGGGACCTATGGGACGATCGAACTTGCTCCCATGCTGATGTTTACTCCCGAAGAGTATGCCGAGACAACCAACGGCATGTCTGTACAAAGCAAAAAAAACGACTCGAACGGGCAAAATGGATTGGCATCTTATCAGCCGCAAAGTAGCAGCAGTATCGAACTGATGCCAGTCAAAACAATTCCCCGCCACTTCAGCCAGGTGTACGATGCTAGCGAACGAGATTTCCGCGCTGTATTTGGTTGGGAAGATGACCCTCACCGCCGCAATTTTGCCATCGGTCAACCGTTGGATATGGATGTCCCGATTTGCATCGATTTAGACCGCTTTGTAGAGCGAAGCAACGGTGTATTCGGTAAGTCTGGAACTGGGAAATCGTTTCTCACCCGTCTGCTGTTGTGTGGCATCATTCGCAAGCAAGCAGCAGTCAACTTAATCTTCGATATGCACTCGGAATACGGTTGGGAAGCAGTGCGCGAAGGCAAGCAATTCAGCACTGTTAAAGGCTTGAGACAGCTATTCCCAGGACAGGTACAAATCTATACCCTCGACCCCGCATCCACTAGGCGGCGAGGCGTGCGGGATGCGCAGGAACTTTACCTCAGTTACGACCAAATTGAAGTTGAAGATTTAATGCTGGTGCGGGATGAGTTAAATCTGTCTGAAGCTAGCTTGGAAAATGCAATTATTTTACGTAATGAGTTTGGTAATGCTTGGATTAGTCAACTCTTAAGCATGACCAATGAAGAAATTCAGTTTTTTTGTGAAGAAAAGCGGGGTAACAAATCGTCAATTATGGCGTTACAGCGCAAGCTGAACCGTCTAGAAGACATGAAATACATGCGCCCCGTTTGTCCGCAAAATTATATTAAGCAAATTTTAGATTCCTTAACGGCTGGCAAGCATGTTGTGATTGAGTTTGGTTCGCAATCGAATATGCTGTCGTACATGCTGGCAACAAATTTGATCTCGCGCCGGATTCACCAGCATTACGTCCATCAAGCCGAGAAATTTTTGCAGACCAAAAATCCTGGCGATCGCCCCCGGCAATTAGTAATTACAATTGAAGAGGCACACCGCTTTCTCGATTCTGCCACCGTCCGCCAAACTATTTTTGGGATTATCGCCAGAGAGATGCGTAAGTACTTCGTTACGCTGTTAGTGGTTGACCAGCGCCCCTCTGGAATTGATAATGAGGTAATGTCTCAGATCGGTACGCGGATCACGGCTTTACTCAACGACGAAAAAGACATCGATGCCATCTTCACGGGGGTTTCTGGAGGGCAAAGCTTGCGATCTGTTTTGGCTAAACTTGACTCCAAGCAACAAGCTCTGATTATCGGTCACGCCGTACCCATGCCAGTTGTGGTTCGTACCCGTCCCTATGACGAGAAATTTTATACAGAAATTGGCGATGTTGCTTGGGAAGAAAAGCCTGATGATGAGGTTTTCGCCGCCGCCGAACTCGCCAAAGCCGATTTAGGTTTTTAA
- a CDS encoding RNA polymerase sigma factor, RpoD/SigA family, with protein MPTENTTTTTTENNNTRFTADMVRTYLREIGRVPLLTREQEIVYGKQVQQMMALLDAKEALVKKLSREPNMEEWTAKVNMSEAELNDLIRKGQRAKQKMIEANLRLVVAIAKKYQKRNMEFLDLIQEGTMGLERGVEKFDPIRGYKFSTYAYWWIRQAITRAIAQQARTIRLPIHITEKLNKIKKVQRELAQSLGRSPNAVEIAEALELEPAQIREYLNLARQPVSLDVRVGDNQDTELQDLLEDDGISPENYMAQESLRQDLDTLLSELTPQQREVLNLRFGLQDGNELSLAKVGERLNLSRERVRQLEHQALAHLRRRRANVQEYIAS; from the coding sequence ATGCCCACCGAAAACACCACCACAACCACCACCGAAAATAACAATACCAGATTCACGGCTGATATGGTGCGTACCTATCTGCGAGAGATTGGGCGCGTGCCATTATTGACTAGGGAACAAGAGATTGTCTACGGCAAACAGGTACAGCAAATGATGGCGCTGCTGGATGCTAAGGAAGCTTTAGTCAAGAAGCTAAGCCGCGAACCAAATATGGAAGAATGGACGGCTAAAGTCAACATGTCAGAAGCCGAACTCAACGACCTCATCCGTAAGGGACAACGGGCGAAGCAAAAGATGATTGAAGCTAACCTGCGGTTAGTTGTTGCGATCGCCAAAAAGTACCAAAAGCGTAACATGGAATTCTTGGATTTGATCCAAGAAGGAACAATGGGACTGGAACGCGGAGTCGAAAAATTCGACCCCATTCGCGGTTACAAGTTCTCCACTTACGCCTACTGGTGGATTCGTCAAGCGATTACTCGCGCCATTGCCCAGCAAGCACGGACGATTCGTTTACCCATCCACATCACCGAAAAACTTAACAAGATTAAGAAAGTGCAGCGCGAACTAGCGCAAAGCTTAGGACGCAGCCCAAATGCGGTTGAGATTGCCGAAGCACTGGAGTTGGAACCAGCCCAGATTCGGGAGTATCTTAACCTTGCCCGTCAACCAGTTTCATTGGATGTCCGCGTCGGCGACAACCAGGATACAGAGTTGCAAGACTTACTGGAAGATGACGGCATATCGCCGGAAAACTACATGGCTCAGGAATCTTTGCGTCAAGACTTGGATACCCTGCTGTCAGAGTTAACTCCACAACAGCGAGAAGTCTTGAATCTACGCTTTGGCTTGCAGGATGGCAATGAACTTTCTTTAGCTAAAGTTGGAGAAAGACTCAATCTCTCCCGCGAACGAGTTAGACAACTCGAACATCAAGCTTTAGCGCACCTGCGTCGTCGTCGCGCCAACGTGCAAGAATACATCGCCAGCTAA
- a CDS encoding DUF192 domain-containing protein: MSQWLGIVVSFLLLGCTPIIATEPTHVVQAPAKEVRGQNLPISAYATIAGQRFELEVAKTPQQQQTGLMYRTSLADNRGMLFVFESPQPTRFWMKNTLIALDMIFLREGRVMAIEADVPPCKTTTCPTYGTDTEIDKVLELRSGMTAQIGLKVGDRVEIQYIN; encoded by the coding sequence ATGAGTCAATGGCTGGGAATAGTAGTAAGTTTTCTGTTGCTAGGATGTACGCCGATAATCGCCACAGAACCAACACACGTAGTTCAAGCGCCAGCAAAAGAGGTGAGAGGGCAAAACCTACCAATTTCAGCTTATGCGACGATCGCGGGGCAGAGGTTTGAGTTAGAAGTTGCGAAAACACCACAGCAGCAGCAAACCGGATTAATGTATCGTACGAGTTTGGCAGATAATCGAGGTATGTTGTTTGTCTTTGAGTCGCCGCAACCAACTCGATTTTGGATGAAGAATACTCTGATTGCCCTCGATATGATTTTTCTGCGGGAAGGGCGAGTCATGGCAATTGAGGCTGACGTTCCTCCATGTAAAACGACGACTTGTCCGACCTACGGCACTGATACGGAGATTGACAAAGTTCTCGAACTCCGCAGTGGAATGACGGCTCAAATTGGCTTGAAAGTCGGCGATCGCGTTGAAATTCAGTATATCAATTGA
- the nblR gene encoding response regulator transcription factor NblR, which translates to MIDHRPCVLAIVPDESLAAQLNLDLRESGYEPVVVHDAATGIDRSRDRQPDLIAIDRMLGVESGLTVCTSLRRMGTHVPILVLMARDTVDDRVACLEAGADDYFLKPYRTEDFLRLVRLYLHPDPAGTEQLRFGDLVLDLATRRALRHGRAIDLTMKEFELLKYLIEHPREILTREQILENVWGYDFMGESNVIEVYIRYLRLKLEDEGQKRLIQTVRGVGYVLREA; encoded by the coding sequence ATGATCGATCACCGCCCCTGTGTATTAGCGATCGTCCCAGATGAAAGTTTGGCGGCGCAGTTAAATTTGGATCTGCGGGAATCTGGCTATGAACCAGTTGTAGTTCACGATGCTGCAACGGGAATCGATCGCAGCCGCGATCGCCAACCAGATTTAATCGCGATCGATCGAATGCTGGGGGTAGAATCGGGATTGACAGTCTGTACTAGTTTGAGACGAATGGGTACGCACGTACCAATACTAGTCTTGATGGCGCGAGATACAGTTGACGATCGCGTTGCTTGTTTGGAAGCAGGAGCAGATGATTACTTTCTCAAACCCTACCGCACGGAAGATTTTTTACGGCTCGTTCGGCTCTATTTGCATCCCGATCCGGCTGGTACAGAACAGTTAAGATTTGGAGATTTAGTTTTGGATCTGGCAACTCGTCGCGCCTTGCGCCACGGACGTGCTATTGATTTAACCATGAAAGAGTTTGAACTGCTCAAGTATCTCATCGAACATCCTAGAGAAATCTTAACGCGCGAGCAAATTCTGGAAAATGTTTGGGGTTATGATTTTATGGGCGAATCTAACGTGATTGAAGTTTACATTCGCTACTTGCGTCTCAAGCTCGAAGATGAAGGACAAAAACGCTTAATTCAAACCGTGCGCGGTGTTGGATACGTGTTGCGAGAAGCTTAG